The genomic interval CGCCGCGGACCTCATCCGCAGCATCGAGACCGTGCCGCTCGCGCCGCTCGACCGGCCCGACGTCCCGCCCTCCCTGAACCGGGTCCTCGCGGTCGCGATGGCCAAGGACCCCGCCGGCCGCTACGACAGCGCGCTGTCGCTCGGCCGCGCGCTCCAGAGCGTCGAGAGCGAGCTGTCCCTGCCCGTGACCGGCATGGACGTGCTCGAGGAGCGCGGCGCGGCGGCCGAGCCGCACCCCGCCGACGACGAGCTCGACGCACACACCCGGATCCGGTCGATCACGACGCTCCCGGCCCCGGGCGCGAGCAGCCCGAACGGTCCCGGTCGCGTGCGGGACCCGTTCGCCGCAGTCGCCCCCGCCCCGGGCGCCGTGCCCGGCCCCCGCCGCTCCGCGCGCACGGTGCCCGAGACCACCGCGCCGACCGTGCTGCGCCCCGCCTCGGCCGCGAGCCCGACCCCCGTCGAGCCGGAAGACCCCGCCGGCGCCGACCGTCCGGGTCTGCGGCGCGGCCGCGTCCCCGCCTGGGCCGTGCTCACGCTCGTCACGGTGCTCGTGCTCGTCCTCGGCGTCGGCGCGGTCGTCGCCGTGCGCATCCTGTTCCCCGTCGAGACCCCCGCCGTCGCCTCCCGGACCACCGCCCCCGTGCTCATCGGCAGCGCGGACGTCCCCGTCCCGGAGGGCGTGACGATCGAGCCGATCGACATGGGCCCCGGGATCGACAAGGCGCGCATCACGTGGCAGCGGCCCGAGGGGTTCGACGCGTCCGACAGCTACACCGTGCACTGGGACATCGACGTCGACGGCTACGAGAAGTACGCGCAGCCGGTGACCGTCACCGGACGCGAGGCGGTCGTGCTCGACATGCCTCCCCACCAGGACCAGGTGTGCGTCGAGGTCGCCGTGGTCCCCTCGTCCGGCGCGATCGGCGAGCCTGCGGAGCAGTGCGCCTCGCCGTGACGCCCGCGGACGGGCGACGGGCGGCAGCGAACACGAAGGAGAGGGACATGGCAGCGATCTCGGTGGAGTTCTGCGGGGAATGGTTCGACCTCGAGGACGGCGGGGAGCTGACCATCGGCCGCGACGCGCAGCTCGCGATCGACGAGGACAACCAGTTCCTGCACCGGCAGTTCCTCTCGATCGTGCAGGTCGACTCGCTGTGGTGGCTCGTCAACATCGGCTCGCGGCTGTCGGCGACGATCACCGACTCGACGGGGACCATGCAGGCGTGGCTCGCCCCCGGCGCGCGGATCCCGCTCGTCTTCCCGATCACCAAGGTCGTCTTCACGGCCGGACCCACCACGTACGACCTCTCCATCCACGCCCAGTTCCCCGAGTTCGAGCGCTCGCCGACCGCGGACGACCCCGCCGGCGACACCACGGTCGGCCCGGTCGCCCTCACGGTCAGCCAGAAGCAGCTGATCCTCGCCCTGTCCGAGCCGATGCTGACCCGGGACGGGACCGGGATCAGCGCCGTCCCCACCTCCGCCCAGGCCGCAGAGCGTCTGGGCTGGTCGAGCACGAAGTTCAACCGCAAGCTCGACAACGTGTGCGACAAGCTCGACCGGCTCGGCGTGCGGGGCCTGCGCGGCGGCCCCGGCCGACTCGCGAGCAACCGACGTGCCCGGCTCGTCGAGCACGCCGTGTTCTCGCGCCTCGTCACCGCCGACGACCTGCCCCTCCTCGACCTCGGCGCCGACGACGAGGACTGAGGTGCACGGCGCCCGCCTCCCCGCGGACGCCTCCCTCGTCGCCGCGCGCACCACCCATCCCGCCCCAGCCCCAGGAGACGACGACCCCTCATGCGCATCAAGCTCACGCTGCGACGTCCCGAGGACCGCCTGACCGACGTCGAGGTGACGGCGGACGCGACCGCGACGGTCGCCGACGTCGCCTCCGCGCTCTACCTCGGCGACCCCCTGCGGGCCGGCATGCAGGCCCCCGAGGGTCTCACCCTGCAGGTGCAGGACCCGGGCGCCGGGCCCGGCGCGAGCGGGGTGCGCACCCTGCGGCGCGACGCCGACCTGATCCAGGCCGGGCTGCGCTCGGGCAGCGTCGTCTCCATCGCGCGGTCGAGCGACCGCTATGCGAGCGCCTCGGAGTCCCGCGGCGCGGGCGTCGCCCTGCTGCGCGTGCTCTCCGGGCCCCAGGAGGGCCGCGAGTACCCGCTGCCCGCGGGCGCCACCGTGATCGGGCGCGAGGGCGACGTCGACATCCGCATCGCCGACGAGATGCTGTCCAAGCGCCACTGCCGTCTCAACGTCTCCGACACCGTGGAGATCGTGGACCTCGGCTCCTCCAACGGGGTCGTGATCGCCGGCGAGCGCGTCGAGCGCGCCGTCGTGGGCCCCGCCGACACGGTCCTCATCGGCGGCACCTCCTTCGCCGTGGTCCTGCTGCACCGTCCCGGCGGTGCCGCCCCGTCCTCGCCCGTCGTCGAGTTCAACCGGTCGCCCCGCGTGGTGCCGCGCTTCCCCTACCGGCCCCTGCAGGCGCCGACCCCGCCGAGCGAGCCGCAGGCCCAGCCCTTCCCCGTCATCATGATGATCGCGCCGCTGTTCATGGGAGCGTTCATGTTCCTGCTGACGGGCAGCCCGCGCTCGCTCATGTTCGTGTTCATGATGCCGCTCATGGCCGCGGCCGGGTACTTCACCCGACGGTCCCAGCAGCGCAAGATGCTCGAGACCCAGATCGCGCGCTTCACCGATGCGATGGCGTCCCTGCGGCGCCGCGTGAGCGCGGCCCAGGAGCTCGAGCGCGCGGTGCGCCTGGTGGAGGCACCGAGCGCCGCCGACACCGTCGACTCCGCCTTCCGCCTCGGCCGCCTGCTGTGGACCCACCGCCCCGAGCACGCCGCGTTCGGCACGGTCCGGCTCGGGCTCGGGATCGCCGAGTCCCGCGTCGGGATCGCGATGCCCAAGGAGAACAACGCGATCGCGGCGTACTGGGACGAGCTCGTGGACATGCAGGAGGAGTACAGCCGGATCGCCGGGGTCCCGATCGTCGCGGACCTGCGCACGTGCGGGTCGATCGGCGTCGCGGGGGCGGGGGAGGAGGCGCGCGGGGCCGCCCGGGCCGTCGCCGTGCAGCTGGCCGGGCTGCACTCGCCGGCCGAGGTCGCGCTCGCCGCGATCGTCTCCCCGCGCAGCCGGCGCGACTGGGAGTGGCTCAAGTGGCTGCCGCACACGTCCAGCCCGCACTCGCCGCTGCCGGGCGACCACCTCGCGGACTCGCGTCTGCTCGGTGCGTCCCTCGTCTCGCGCCTCGAGGAGCTGATCGCCGAGCGGGCCGGCGAGGACGACAGGCCGCAGAGCCGCGGCGCGCTCACGCCCGACGTGACCCAGGTGCCCGAGCTGCCGCCGGACCCCGTCACCCCGTCCCTCGTCGTGATCGTCGAGGACGACGCCCCCGTGGACCGGGCACGCCTGGTGCGCATCGCCGAGCGCGGCCCCGACGTCGGGGTGCACGTGCTGTGGTGCGCCGCCAACGTCGCCGCCCTGCCCGCGGCCTGCCGCACCCACCTCGTGATCGACGAGGCCGTCCAGGGCGCCTCCGCCGGCCACGTCCGGCTGGGGGAGCGCAGCTATCCCGTCACGATCGAGACGGTCGGACCGGACGTCGCCACGGGCGTCGCCCGCCACCTCGCGCCCGTCATCGACGCGGGCGTGC from Brachybacterium huguangmaarense carries:
- a CDS encoding serine/threonine-protein kinase; this translates as MSPRPPSRPPELPGYEYQTLLGSGGFADVFLYRQERPQREVAIKVLLADVHDPAVRRQFESEANVMATLSTHPSIVTIHQADVSADGRPYIAMEFCSRPNYGVRFRSERIAVDEALRVGVQIAGAVETAHRAGILHRDIKPANILVTAYNRPALTDFGISIAAGEGDLDDSVGMSVPWSPPECFADPPRADVRSDVFSLAASVYSLLAGRSPFEPIGTRASAADLIRSIETVPLAPLDRPDVPPSLNRVLAVAMAKDPAGRYDSALSLGRALQSVESELSLPVTGMDVLEERGAAAEPHPADDELDAHTRIRSITTLPAPGASSPNGPGRVRDPFAAVAPAPGAVPGPRRSARTVPETTAPTVLRPASAASPTPVEPEDPAGADRPGLRRGRVPAWAVLTLVTVLVLVLGVGAVVAVRILFPVETPAVASRTTAPVLIGSADVPVPEGVTIEPIDMGPGIDKARITWQRPEGFDASDSYTVHWDIDVDGYEKYAQPVTVTGREAVVLDMPPHQDQVCVEVAVVPSSGAIGEPAEQCASP